A genomic stretch from Chryseobacterium sp. SNU WT5 includes:
- a CDS encoding T9SS type A sorting domain-containing protein produces the protein MKKNLLLLLTIFASLVINAQITIGNGTTFGSAPFTGSYSYSYSQSIYLKSAIGASGAITGLRYKSSSSTAMFNNTNKIQVWLGHTAKSVFSNSTDYLPTSGMTKVFDGTLTFSAGVTTINFSDSFTYNNVDNLVIAVNEIAPNYGSSSDKFSSTSAPALSTIQAYYLFGGSVIDPTNIAAGTSKASYSYLPNVTLLGLTAPAVAPQCTTVTSPANGATNVEFLPKIDYNSSAGATKYFVTVGTTPGGNDITNHYDNGTYLDYFFAEGLDPETTYYVTINPSNSNGEATGCSTSSFTTGAAVANDNCSTAEAITTLPLIKAVDATYSSNNGGYVSCDGIEVANDGVWYSFLGTGEKIEVKVKATEFWDPMIVVKEGTCAATSCVVSVDETGYQGTETGTFVSQVGTMYYINVGNRSLIDFAEGKFDLSVKSLGNMATDESGSNAHSISINPNPVQDQLNMKGDLSSFNGYQIYSINGQMVQQDNLKQQKSTSVGKLAAGIYLLKLNGSSDSKTVKFIKK, from the coding sequence ATGAAAAAAAATCTATTATTATTACTAACGATCTTCGCATCGTTAGTAATTAATGCGCAAATTACCATTGGAAACGGAACAACTTTCGGATCTGCACCATTTACAGGATCATATAGTTATTCCTATTCGCAGAGTATTTATTTGAAAAGTGCGATCGGAGCTTCTGGTGCAATTACAGGTCTTCGCTACAAGTCAAGCAGTTCTACAGCGATGTTTAACAACACCAATAAAATACAGGTTTGGTTGGGACATACTGCAAAAAGCGTGTTCTCCAACAGTACTGACTATCTTCCTACATCAGGTATGACCAAAGTTTTTGATGGTACCCTTACTTTTTCGGCCGGAGTTACCACAATTAATTTCAGTGATTCATTCACCTACAATAATGTTGATAACCTTGTTATAGCAGTGAATGAAATAGCACCAAACTATGGAAGTTCTTCGGATAAATTCTCAAGTACTTCAGCTCCTGCATTAAGCACTATACAGGCGTATTACCTTTTCGGAGGAAGTGTTATAGATCCTACTAACATAGCAGCAGGCACTTCAAAAGCATCGTATAGCTATCTGCCTAATGTGACACTTTTAGGTCTTACAGCACCAGCAGTTGCCCCACAATGTACGACAGTAACATCACCTGCGAACGGTGCGACGAATGTGGAATTTTTACCTAAAATAGATTACAATTCATCAGCGGGTGCTACAAAATATTTTGTAACTGTAGGAACTACACCCGGCGGTAATGATATTACGAATCATTATGATAATGGGACTTATTTGGATTATTTCTTTGCAGAAGGATTAGATCCTGAAACTACTTATTATGTTACTATTAATCCTTCAAATAGCAATGGTGAAGCTACAGGATGTAGCACGAGTTCGTTTACAACAGGAGCTGCAGTGGCAAATGACAACTGCTCTACGGCAGAAGCAATCACAACTTTGCCGCTTATCAAAGCTGTAGATGCAACTTATTCAAGCAATAATGGAGGTTATGTTTCTTGCGACGGAATAGAAGTAGCCAATGATGGAGTATGGTATTCGTTTTTGGGTACTGGAGAAAAAATAGAAGTTAAAGTTAAAGCGACAGAATTTTGGGATCCCATGATTGTTGTAAAAGAAGGTACCTGCGCTGCAACTTCATGTGTAGTAAGTGTTGATGAAACCGGATATCAAGGTACGGAAACAGGAACTTTTGTAAGTCAGGTAGGAACTATGTATTATATTAATGTTGGAAACAGAAGCCTAATCGACTTTGCAGAAGGCAAATTTGACTTAAGTGTGAAATCTTTAGGAAATATGGCTACCGATGAATCAGGCAGTAACGCACACTCAATATCGATCAATCCAAATCCTGTACAAGATCAACTTAATATGAAAGGAGATCTATCTTCTTTCAACGGGTATCAAATTTACAGTATCAATGGACAAATGGTACAGCAAGATAACCTTAAACAGCAAAAATCGACTTCTGTAGGAAAACTTGCTGCGGGAATTTATTTGTTGAAACTAAATGGGTCTTCAGATTCTAAAACAGTAAAATTCATTAAGAAATAA
- a CDS encoding glyoxalase has translation MSSKLELREPLEIPISESNSEIERFQNQTLRPVLKLQNELYLALFKTYAERQKVDAVTLKPEKKKVFIEQSLQKDSVLKNTMIGMTIGMFNQEELERYSLESKDYNKRIITMLIERIKSQLK, from the coding sequence ATGAGTAGCAAATTAGAATTAAGAGAACCGTTGGAAATACCTATTTCAGAAAGCAATTCTGAAATAGAAAGATTTCAAAACCAAACTTTAAGACCTGTTTTAAAATTACAAAACGAACTTTATTTAGCTTTGTTTAAAACGTACGCCGAAAGACAAAAAGTTGATGCCGTTACCCTGAAACCAGAAAAGAAAAAGGTATTTATCGAACAAAGTCTTCAAAAAGATAGTGTTCTAAAAAACACCATGATCGGAATGACCATTGGAATGTTTAACCAAGAAGAATTAGAAAGATACAGTTTGGAAAGCAAGGATTATAACAAAAGAATCATCACGATGTTGATTGAGCGGATTAAGAGTCAGTTGAAATAA